The following proteins are encoded in a genomic region of Saccharopolyspora antimicrobica:
- a CDS encoding winged helix-turn-helix transcriptional regulator: MLGRHYAGQNCPAARTLEVIGERWSLLIVRDAMFAGATRFTDFQRNLGIASNILTKRLRDFVEVGLFELRPGEAGQSEYVLTSKGRDLQPIIIALTAWGDRWSPTAYSPVSYEHEDCGGRVEMKLECTCCGGRSSPAAVKRGPVGIEVPPFDAEPETVESPDSPGTDSAAGDRVDLHLPLSMNPAIPWN; the protein is encoded by the coding sequence ATGCTCGGACGTCACTACGCAGGTCAGAACTGTCCCGCGGCGCGCACACTCGAGGTCATCGGCGAGCGGTGGAGCCTGCTCATTGTCCGCGACGCGATGTTCGCCGGGGCGACCCGCTTCACGGATTTCCAGCGCAACCTGGGCATCGCGTCGAACATCCTGACCAAGCGGTTGCGGGACTTCGTCGAGGTCGGCCTGTTCGAACTGCGGCCGGGCGAGGCCGGGCAGTCCGAGTACGTGCTGACCAGCAAGGGCCGTGACCTGCAGCCGATCATCATCGCGCTCACCGCGTGGGGTGACCGCTGGTCGCCCACCGCCTACAGCCCCGTTTCGTACGAACACGAAGATTGCGGTGGACGTGTCGAGATGAAGCTGGAATGCACGTGTTGCGGTGGCCGGTCATCGCCTGCTGCTGTCAAGCGCGGCCCGGTCGGCATCGAGGTGCCGCCATTCGATGCGGAACCCGAAACCGTGGAATCCCCTGATTCGCCTGGAACGGATTCAGCGGCAGGGGACCGGGTCGATCTGCATTTGCCCTTATCGATGAACCCCGCAATTCCCTGGAACTGA
- a CDS encoding DUF1702 family protein, whose product MYRALRRRLLTPAMSETKVSVRGFHEKTPEGTELLETVGRMFLTGYGYAAESRRPLDAEAQLEALPVRFRGFAYEGAAMGFAVRDGLPLGSRRSVAEFLTGRAGSHSYMVYVGVGWALARLPRFRWPAVTANVPDDLLRGLVLDGYGFHQAYFHPDKYVHGQYREPSFPWPADIGQAGIDEIIDQGIGRAMWFVGGADPDYVANLIDKFPKDRHSDLYSGAALAATYAGGVDERELKVFWDRAGEHRAFVAQASAFAATARSRAGLVVPHNELATRVLCGMSVADATDVSLRNQPDGPVGGDVPAYTVWRRRIAEEFRALGQC is encoded by the coding sequence ATGTACCGGGCGCTGCGGCGTCGACTTCTGACACCTGCCATGTCGGAAACGAAAGTGTCCGTGCGGGGATTCCACGAGAAGACCCCGGAGGGGACCGAGCTGCTGGAGACCGTCGGGCGGATGTTCCTGACCGGATACGGATACGCGGCCGAGTCCCGCCGCCCGCTCGACGCCGAGGCGCAGCTCGAGGCGCTGCCCGTCCGGTTCCGCGGATTCGCCTACGAAGGCGCGGCGATGGGCTTCGCGGTCCGCGACGGTCTCCCGCTGGGCAGCAGGCGGAGCGTGGCCGAGTTCCTCACCGGGAGGGCCGGCTCGCACAGCTACATGGTCTACGTGGGCGTCGGCTGGGCGCTGGCGCGACTGCCGCGGTTCCGCTGGCCCGCCGTGACCGCGAACGTGCCCGACGACCTGCTGCGCGGGCTCGTCCTCGACGGGTACGGCTTCCACCAGGCGTACTTCCACCCGGACAAGTACGTGCACGGCCAGTACCGGGAACCGTCCTTCCCGTGGCCCGCCGACATCGGGCAGGCCGGTATCGACGAGATCATCGACCAGGGCATCGGTCGCGCCATGTGGTTCGTCGGCGGCGCCGATCCCGACTACGTGGCCAACCTGATCGACAAATTCCCGAAGGACAGGCACAGCGACCTCTACAGCGGTGCCGCGCTGGCCGCGACCTACGCCGGCGGCGTCGACGAGCGCGAGCTGAAGGTGTTCTGGGACCGCGCCGGTGAGCACCGCGCGTTCGTCGCCCAGGCCAGTGCGTTCGCGGCCACCGCGCGCTCCCGGGCCGGACTCGTCGTGCCGCACAACGAGCTGGCGACCCGGGTGTTGTGCGGGATGAGCGTGGCCGACGCAACCGACGTCAGCCTCCGCAACCAGCCGGACGGCCCGGTCGGCGGCGACGTCCCCGCCTACACGGTGTGGCGCCGGCGCATCGCCGAGGAGTTCCGAGCGCTGGGGCAGTGCTGA
- a CDS encoding helix-turn-helix transcriptional regulator has translation MWNRYHESLSLADIADTAIYSKFYFSRVFRSLTGTSPGRFLTAIRLTKAKELLLETSLSVTEISHRVGYSSLGTFTSRFTRSVGVSPARYRSLSHKGILSLPEFSAPVQGRSAAAVSGWVTVPDSRIPVRVYVGAFTDPIAQGIPSACDVREGSGPYRLDAVPDRPYFIRAAVVAVNDLDPRPWKRQPLFVGAADPVAAGPGRTSEVDIETRPSRLLDLPILLALPELDSHSAAEAELAATR, from the coding sequence ATGTGGAACCGCTACCACGAATCGCTGTCGCTGGCCGACATCGCCGACACCGCGATCTACAGCAAGTTCTACTTCTCCAGGGTGTTCCGGTCGCTGACCGGGACCTCGCCAGGGCGGTTCCTCACCGCGATCCGGCTCACCAAGGCCAAGGAACTGCTGCTGGAGACCTCGTTGAGCGTCACCGAGATCTCCCACCGGGTGGGCTACAGCAGCCTGGGCACGTTCACCAGCCGCTTCACCCGCAGCGTCGGTGTCTCACCGGCCCGCTACCGCTCGCTCTCGCACAAGGGAATCCTGTCCCTGCCGGAGTTCTCCGCGCCCGTGCAGGGGCGGTCGGCGGCAGCGGTGAGCGGGTGGGTCACCGTCCCCGACAGCCGGATTCCGGTGCGCGTGTACGTGGGCGCCTTCACCGACCCGATCGCGCAGGGAATCCCGAGCGCTTGTGACGTCCGCGAGGGCTCGGGGCCGTACCGGCTCGACGCGGTCCCGGACCGGCCGTACTTCATCCGGGCCGCCGTGGTGGCGGTCAACGACCTCGATCCCCGTCCGTGGAAGCGTCAGCCGCTGTTCGTCGGGGCCGCCGATCCGGTCGCCGCGGGGCCCGGCCGAACCTCCGAAGTGGACATCGAGACCAGACCATCGCGCTTGCTGGACCTGCCGATCCTGCTCGCACTGCCCGAGCTGGACAGCCACAGCGCGGCCGAGGCCGAACTGGCAGCCACCCGTTAG
- a CDS encoding carboxymuconolactone decarboxylase family protein produces MNDATTHVRVPLIDESQADGRLAELYDEVKKATDLPFVPDMFRLVSTRPDLLDAVVAGYKAMYLGGVLPRQTRELISAWTSKVNQCPYCVGTHNFFFQVFGGPEEIAEAVESARTADDLPVDERTKVLLRLLTKLSREAYKISDEDWQVALDAGWTAEELLEAFFTASMFNFITRMVDGLGLGASVAASRVSQLDPAGGES; encoded by the coding sequence ATGAACGACGCGACCACCCACGTCCGGGTTCCGCTGATCGACGAGAGCCAGGCCGACGGCCGCCTCGCCGAGCTCTACGACGAGGTCAAGAAGGCCACCGACCTGCCCTTCGTCCCGGACATGTTCCGCCTGGTGTCCACCCGGCCCGACCTGCTCGACGCGGTCGTGGCCGGGTACAAGGCGATGTACCTCGGCGGCGTGCTGCCGCGCCAGACCCGGGAGCTGATCTCGGCGTGGACGTCGAAGGTGAACCAGTGCCCGTACTGCGTCGGCACGCACAACTTCTTCTTCCAGGTCTTCGGCGGCCCCGAGGAGATCGCCGAGGCCGTCGAGTCCGCCCGGACCGCTGACGACCTGCCCGTGGACGAGCGCACGAAGGTGCTGCTGCGGCTCCTGACCAAGCTCAGCCGGGAGGCCTACAAGATCAGCGACGAGGACTGGCAGGTGGCGCTGGACGCCGGCTGGACCGCCGAGGAGCTGCTGGAGGCCTTCTTCACGGCCTCGATGTTCAACTTCATCACGCGCATGGTCGACGGCCTGGGCCTGGGCGCTTCCGTTGCGGCGAGCCGGGTTTCGCAGCTGGACCCCGCGGGAGGCGAGTCGTGA
- a CDS encoding cytochrome P450, which yields MTATAARPALPGPPRRATLSLLARMAQDRLSVMTSVARQYGDAVRLRLGPKSLHFFNHPDHAKHVLADNAANYVKGIGLAHARRALGDGLLTSEGELWKAQRKTIQPVFKAKRVAGKTEVIAQEAAGLVARLRRHAGGQPVDIRDEMTGMTLGILGRTLLEADLSAFESIGESFEAVQDQAMFEMMSLSAVPTWVPLPKQRRFRRARADLESIVTRLADERAAHPTADGDDILSRLVDATQQEPDEGARRRRMRDELVTLLLAGHDTTASTLSWTFYLLDRHPQVWERLHAEAVEVLGDRMPTYEDLHRLKYTSMVLQEVMRLYPAVWLLPRKARGDDEIGGYRVAAGADVVICPYTLHRHPAFWEAPERFDPDRFEQSRAAGRPRYAYIPFGAGPRVCVGSSLGLLEATIVTACVVRELRLATVPGYDVKAEPMLTLRVRGGLPMTVRAIG from the coding sequence ATGACCGCGACAGCCGCGCGCCCGGCGTTGCCCGGACCACCGCGCCGCGCGACGCTGAGCCTGCTGGCCAGGATGGCCCAGGACCGGCTCTCGGTGATGACCTCCGTCGCGCGGCAGTACGGCGACGCGGTCCGGCTGCGCCTGGGCCCCAAGTCGCTGCACTTCTTCAACCACCCCGATCACGCCAAGCACGTGCTGGCCGACAACGCCGCCAACTACGTCAAGGGAATCGGGCTGGCACACGCCAGGCGCGCACTCGGCGACGGGCTGCTGACCAGCGAGGGAGAGCTGTGGAAGGCCCAGCGCAAGACGATCCAGCCGGTCTTCAAGGCCAAGCGGGTCGCAGGCAAGACCGAGGTGATCGCGCAGGAGGCGGCGGGGCTGGTGGCCAGGCTCCGCAGGCACGCCGGCGGCCAGCCCGTCGACATCCGCGATGAGATGACCGGGATGACCCTCGGCATCCTCGGCCGCACCCTGCTCGAAGCCGACCTCAGCGCCTTCGAGTCCATCGGCGAGTCCTTCGAAGCGGTCCAGGACCAGGCGATGTTCGAGATGATGTCGCTGAGCGCGGTGCCGACCTGGGTCCCACTGCCCAAGCAGCGGCGGTTCCGCCGCGCCCGGGCCGATCTGGAGAGCATCGTGACCCGGCTGGCCGACGAGCGCGCCGCGCACCCGACAGCCGACGGCGACGACATCCTGTCCCGGCTGGTCGACGCGACGCAGCAGGAGCCCGACGAGGGTGCCCGGCGCAGGCGGATGCGCGACGAGCTGGTGACGCTGCTGCTGGCCGGGCACGACACCACCGCCAGCACGCTGAGCTGGACCTTCTACCTCCTCGACCGGCATCCCCAGGTGTGGGAGCGGCTGCACGCCGAAGCGGTCGAGGTGCTGGGTGACCGGATGCCCACCTACGAGGATCTGCACCGGTTGAAGTACACCTCGATGGTCCTCCAGGAGGTCATGCGGCTGTACCCGGCGGTGTGGCTGCTGCCGCGCAAGGCCCGCGGGGACGACGAGATCGGCGGGTACCGCGTGGCGGCCGGTGCCGACGTGGTGATCTGCCCGTACACGCTGCACCGGCACCCGGCGTTCTGGGAGGCACCGGAGCGCTTCGACCCGGACCGGTTCGAGCAGAGCCGGGCGGCGGGCCGGCCGCGCTACGCCTACATCCCGTTCGGCGCGGGCCCGCGGGTGTGCGTCGGCAGCAGCCTCGGTCTGCTGGAGGCGACGATCGTGACCGCCTGCGTGGTGCGCGAGCTGCGGCTCGCGACGGTCCCGGGCTACGACGTCAAGGCCGAACCGATGCTGACGCTGCGGGTGCGCGGCGGACTGCCGATGACGGTGCGGGCGATCGGGTGA
- a CDS encoding carboxylate-amine ligase encodes MPDLLTVGVEEEYLLVDPVTREVVPEGQEVVAQASAGGLGDRVTTELTRYQVEARTEPHVVMDGLGEQIRSMRAAVAEAAEQRGSRAISCGAPVLVRPTPPPISEGRRYAESIEVFRALNDSHIACACHIHVGVADLGLALQVSNHIRPWLPALIALSANSPYWAGRDTGYASWRAISLACWPVAGPPPYFESPAHFNELVDAVIEPGGVMDRAGLYWDIRPSSHVPTLEIRVADAVATAEETVLLSAIVRAAAATALSAVHVGEPAPRPQPEILRVACWRAARDGLAGESVDLPTTRLVPATARIDQLLTWIEPALRQHGDLELVLSGWSRLRAEGGGADRQRLAYRRRASFTDVVDHLIASTTTGDRDGMALAQVVRPQD; translated from the coding sequence ATGCCGGATCTGCTTACGGTGGGAGTCGAAGAGGAGTACCTGCTGGTCGATCCGGTCACCCGGGAGGTGGTGCCGGAGGGGCAGGAAGTGGTGGCCCAGGCGTCGGCCGGCGGGCTCGGTGACCGGGTGACCACCGAACTGACCCGCTACCAGGTGGAGGCGCGGACCGAACCGCACGTCGTCATGGACGGGCTCGGTGAGCAGATCCGGTCGATGCGGGCCGCTGTCGCCGAGGCGGCTGAGCAGCGCGGTTCGCGGGCCATCTCCTGCGGCGCACCCGTTCTCGTCCGGCCGACGCCTCCGCCCATCTCCGAGGGACGGCGGTACGCGGAGAGCATCGAGGTCTTCCGCGCGCTGAACGACTCGCACATCGCGTGCGCCTGCCACATCCACGTCGGCGTGGCCGACCTGGGCCTGGCCCTCCAGGTCAGCAACCATATCCGCCCCTGGCTCCCGGCCCTCATCGCCCTCTCGGCCAATTCGCCGTACTGGGCGGGCAGGGACACCGGTTATGCGAGCTGGCGCGCGATCTCCCTGGCGTGCTGGCCGGTCGCCGGCCCGCCGCCGTACTTCGAGTCGCCCGCTCACTTCAACGAGCTCGTCGACGCGGTCATCGAGCCCGGTGGGGTCATGGACCGCGCCGGGCTGTACTGGGACATCAGGCCGTCCAGTCATGTGCCGACGCTGGAGATCCGGGTCGCCGACGCCGTCGCGACCGCGGAGGAGACCGTCCTGCTCTCCGCGATCGTCAGAGCTGCGGCGGCGACCGCGCTGAGCGCCGTCCACGTCGGGGAGCCGGCGCCGCGTCCGCAGCCGGAGATCCTGCGAGTGGCGTGCTGGCGCGCCGCACGCGACGGTTTGGCGGGGGAGAGCGTCGATCTGCCCACCACCCGCCTGGTTCCCGCGACGGCCCGGATCGATCAGCTCCTGACGTGGATCGAGCCCGCGCTGCGGCAGCACGGTGATCTGGAGCTCGTGCTCTCCGGTTGGTCGCGGCTGCGCGCCGAGGGAGGCGGCGCCGACCGCCAGCGCCTCGCCTACCGGCGCCGCGCCAGCTTCACCGACGTCGTCGACCACCTCATCGCTTCCACCACGACCGGAGACCGCGATGGCATGGCTCTGGCGCAGGTTGTCCGGCCCCAGGACTGA
- a CDS encoding SDR family NAD(P)-dependent oxidoreductase, whose amino-acid sequence MSPSRAVLITGVSSHSGRSSGTGRATALRLHRAGWPVYATGRNLDGLKDLAEEGITTLRVDVTDEESMTAAVDRITEEHGAVGVLINNAAYSLNGTIGETPLEQVHRQFETNFFGLSRMTQLVLPGMREQRSGRIVMMSSIFGLFATPGRGYYQATKHALEAISDSLRLEVAPWGIKVAIIEPSPILGSFVPTTVGDLDLATDSDLYADFWERFVRWHGAYREVDRPKGRGRTAVRAARVAEVVEKAITARRPRIRYRIGIPVRLLGPQRAIFGDRAWEAFVTRFFPQP is encoded by the coding sequence GTGAGCCCGTCGCGCGCGGTCCTGATCACCGGGGTCAGCTCCCACAGCGGCCGGTCCTCCGGAACCGGCCGCGCCACCGCCCTGCGCCTGCACCGCGCGGGCTGGCCGGTCTACGCCACCGGCCGCAACCTCGACGGCCTGAAGGACCTGGCCGAGGAGGGCATCACGACGCTGCGGGTGGACGTCACCGACGAGGAGTCGATGACCGCCGCCGTGGACCGGATCACCGAGGAGCACGGAGCGGTCGGCGTCCTGATCAACAACGCCGCGTACAGCCTCAACGGCACGATCGGGGAAACCCCGTTGGAGCAGGTGCACCGGCAGTTCGAGACGAACTTCTTCGGGCTGTCCCGGATGACGCAGCTGGTGCTGCCCGGGATGCGCGAGCAGCGGTCCGGCCGGATCGTCATGATGTCGTCGATCTTCGGCCTGTTCGCCACCCCCGGCCGCGGCTACTACCAGGCCACCAAGCACGCGCTGGAGGCCATCAGCGACTCGCTGCGGCTGGAGGTGGCGCCGTGGGGGATCAAGGTGGCGATCATCGAGCCCTCCCCGATCCTCGGCTCGTTCGTGCCGACCACGGTCGGTGATCTGGACCTGGCCACCGACAGCGACCTCTACGCCGACTTCTGGGAGCGCTTCGTGCGGTGGCACGGCGCGTACCGGGAGGTCGACCGGCCCAAGGGCCGGGGCCGCACTGCGGTGCGCGCGGCCAGGGTCGCCGAGGTCGTGGAGAAGGCGATCACGGCGCGCAGGCCGCGGATCCGCTACCGGATCGGCATCCCGGTCCGGCTGCTGGGACCGCAGCGGGCGATCTTCGGCGACCGGGCCTGGGAAGCGTTCGTCACCCGGTTCTTCCCCCAGCCCTGA
- a CDS encoding GMC family oxidoreductase translates to MTAQYDDIIVGAGSAGVVLAARLTEDPARRVLLLEGGPDYVRPEETPEDIFYGRSMSFVDHDWTFRADVHDGRKIRYPRGRTTGGSSAVGATVGLRGVPADYDDWAAAGNPSWSYSQVLPYFRKLENDLDFGDSEFHGSDGPMPIRRWRPEELPPGQTAFVEACLEAGFPETEDHNHPESTGIGSIPSTRPDAVHRATTGNTYLTLIRGRANLEIRPRTTVDRVVFDGAKAIGVMAAAEGGSFELVEGRRVVLAAGAVASPAILLRSGIGPAEDLRRLGIEVRADLAGVGANLVDHQRTGAFLVPQPGATDSTVPFLQEILRTTSPVSGDFNDLQYYMVNHFGLANFPELQMLAGATEILGVMVVAQRPGSRGRITLTSADPTAQPAIELNFLDDEREVDVLVDGVRTAWRLANHPDILKLGQGFVVLRDATIDDDEMVRQYVKTSLDSAYHPVGTVRMGPASDPESVVDERGAVHGIEALHVCDSSIMPSTVRANTNLTSIMIGERTADWLRES, encoded by the coding sequence ATGACGGCTCAGTATGACGACATCATCGTCGGCGCCGGCTCGGCCGGGGTCGTGCTCGCGGCCCGGCTGACCGAGGATCCCGCTCGGCGCGTGCTGCTCTTGGAAGGCGGCCCGGACTACGTCAGGCCGGAGGAGACGCCCGAGGACATCTTCTACGGCCGCTCGATGTCGTTCGTGGACCACGACTGGACCTTCCGCGCCGACGTCCACGACGGCCGCAAGATCCGGTATCCGCGCGGCAGGACCACCGGCGGCTCGTCCGCGGTCGGTGCGACGGTCGGGTTGCGCGGCGTTCCCGCCGACTACGACGACTGGGCCGCGGCCGGGAACCCGTCGTGGTCCTATTCGCAGGTCCTGCCCTACTTCCGGAAGCTGGAGAACGACCTCGACTTCGGCGACAGCGAGTTCCACGGCAGCGACGGCCCGATGCCCATCCGGCGGTGGCGGCCCGAGGAGCTGCCTCCGGGGCAGACGGCGTTCGTCGAGGCGTGCCTGGAAGCGGGCTTCCCCGAGACCGAGGACCACAACCACCCGGAGTCCACCGGGATCGGGTCGATCCCGTCCACCCGGCCCGACGCCGTGCACCGCGCCACGACCGGAAACACCTACCTCACGCTGATCCGGGGCCGCGCCAACCTCGAGATCAGGCCCCGCACCACGGTCGACCGGGTGGTCTTCGACGGTGCGAAGGCGATCGGTGTCATGGCGGCGGCCGAGGGCGGGTCCTTCGAGCTCGTCGAGGGCCGCCGGGTCGTCCTGGCCGCGGGCGCGGTCGCCTCGCCCGCGATCCTGCTGCGCTCGGGCATCGGTCCGGCCGAAGATCTGCGCCGACTCGGGATCGAGGTCCGCGCCGACCTGGCCGGGGTCGGTGCGAACCTGGTCGACCACCAGCGGACCGGCGCCTTCCTGGTGCCGCAGCCCGGTGCCACGGACTCGACCGTGCCGTTCCTGCAGGAGATCCTGCGCACCACCTCACCGGTGTCCGGGGACTTCAACGACCTGCAGTACTACATGGTCAACCACTTCGGGCTGGCGAACTTCCCGGAACTGCAGATGCTGGCCGGTGCCACCGAGATCCTCGGCGTGATGGTCGTGGCGCAGCGGCCCGGCTCCCGCGGCCGGATCACGCTGACCTCCGCCGACCCGACGGCCCAGCCCGCGATCGAGCTGAACTTCCTCGACGACGAGCGGGAGGTGGACGTGCTCGTCGACGGGGTCCGCACCGCGTGGCGGCTGGCCAACCACCCCGACATCCTGAAGCTGGGCCAGGGCTTCGTCGTGTTGCGGGACGCCACGATCGATGACGACGAGATGGTGCGGCAGTACGTCAAGACCAGCCTGGACAGCGCCTACCACCCGGTCGGCACGGTCCGGATGGGACCGGCTTCGGACCCGGAGTCGGTCGTCGACGAGCGCGGCGCGGTGCACGGCATCGAGGCCCTGCACGTCTGCGACTCGTCGATCATGCCGAGCACGGTGCGCGCCAACACCAACCTGACCTCGATCATGATCGGGGAGCGGACCGCGGACTGGCTGCGGGAGAGCTGA
- a CDS encoding ABC1 kinase family protein, whose translation MSENTSRLVRLPGLVLRCGRVGAVVGFYGLVIAGSAVRARLRRSKDGRGLRDGDRWVRLLTRLGPSYIKIGQLLSTRRDLLPEAVTTPLARLTDAARPPARWRIERTVRRAYRDRPWPFRSFEWHPVACGSIATVHEAVTLDGRRVAVKVRRPGIERVMRQDFALTAFAMSVLGMLPKLRKMPFKLMHEQVGGAILRQLDFPAEAAALTTLRSNLSALDDLRIPAALEQLCTAETVVMEYVSDLKRFEPGDLDVPTRRAVVRAVLAAIYEMLFVDGVVHCDLHPGNLYFDRGANLVMLDAGFVVQLPDPVRRSFADFFINMAMGDGRMCAQIVIDSAAQLAEDSDLERFRTGLKDLVERASGARSGEFDLAHFAGGLFDLQRRCGLFPAPEFAFPLLSLLVIEGMIKGFDADVDFQAEALPVLRRRNIPRDVPSAVERRGSTG comes from the coding sequence TTGAGCGAGAACACCAGCCGCCTGGTCCGGCTGCCCGGCCTCGTGCTGCGTTGCGGCCGGGTCGGCGCCGTCGTGGGCTTCTACGGCCTGGTCATCGCCGGCTCGGCGGTCCGCGCGCGGTTGCGTCGTTCGAAGGACGGGCGGGGCCTGCGCGACGGCGACCGGTGGGTCCGGCTGCTGACCCGCCTCGGGCCCTCCTACATCAAGATCGGCCAGTTGCTGAGCACCCGGCGTGACCTGCTGCCGGAGGCGGTGACCACCCCGCTGGCGCGGCTCACCGACGCCGCCCGGCCGCCTGCCCGGTGGCGCATCGAGCGCACCGTCCGGCGCGCGTACCGGGACCGCCCGTGGCCGTTCCGGTCGTTCGAGTGGCACCCGGTGGCCTGCGGCAGCATCGCGACGGTCCACGAAGCCGTGACCCTGGACGGCCGCCGCGTCGCGGTCAAGGTGCGGCGGCCCGGCATCGAGCGCGTGATGCGGCAGGACTTCGCGCTGACCGCCTTCGCCATGAGCGTGCTGGGCATGCTGCCGAAGCTGCGCAAGATGCCGTTCAAGCTCATGCACGAGCAGGTCGGCGGCGCGATCCTGCGGCAGCTGGACTTTCCGGCCGAGGCCGCGGCCCTGACCACGTTGCGCAGCAACCTCTCCGCGTTGGACGACCTGCGCATCCCGGCGGCCTTGGAGCAGCTGTGCACCGCCGAGACCGTGGTCATGGAGTACGTCAGCGATCTGAAGCGCTTCGAACCCGGTGATCTCGACGTCCCCACCCGGCGCGCGGTGGTGCGGGCGGTGCTGGCCGCGATCTACGAGATGCTCTTCGTCGACGGCGTGGTCCACTGCGACCTGCACCCCGGCAACCTGTACTTCGACCGCGGGGCGAACCTCGTGATGCTCGACGCCGGATTCGTCGTCCAGCTGCCCGACCCGGTGCGCCGGTCCTTCGCGGACTTCTTCATCAACATGGCTATGGGCGATGGACGCATGTGCGCGCAGATCGTGATCGACAGCGCCGCGCAGCTGGCCGAGGACTCCGACCTGGAACGCTTCCGCACCGGGCTCAAGGACCTGGTGGAGCGGGCGTCGGGGGCGCGGTCCGGCGAGTTCGACCTGGCGCACTTCGCGGGCGGGCTGTTCGACCTGCAGCGCCGGTGCGGCCTGTTCCCCGCTCCCGAGTTCGCCTTCCCGCTGCTGTCCCTGCTGGTCATCGAGGGCATGATCAAGGGCTTCGACGCCGACGTCGACTTCCAGGCAGAGGCCCTGCCCGTGCTCCGCCGCCGCAACATCCCCCGTGATGTCCCGTCCGCTGTCGAACGACGAGGGAGTACAGGATGA
- a CDS encoding MFS transporter, with protein MSVLEKRNDDTRTMSNLLLLFGTAIVLVSSSVGFVNAFTMDSSMPGMSMPMVRSSASDPLMGMPLSHMPEMFVAGAGLVIVLIGAVGRGRAAAKARGSSRGRILVGVIGTAALTIDISKTSTLGFVIPGMREEYGLAAGTASLLAVAGLSGTATGAVLFGIMSDRIGRRAAYLIATLGFTATSMCGTMPTFAGNIVMCALMGVAVGGLAPLLITLLTEAIGGRSRGSVVVALSVVATAVGYLVAAGSALWLEPVFGWRVLWLIGAPTGLVLVLLTPFIPDWSRERAPAPEVEASRPQHARTLTTGLQRAYALLIGVLTFGLTTWVPSLARAGGVPVGTANLLLTVAAVAMVPCALLFMLGYRRFGPVRVAVGLAGATAVLLLALTGSGAVSAAAWVSALALVAALFAVNTMAAVFLPIAADLADSTGRGRATGTVSLYNRLGGLCGPLLLAGLVSSASDVLVAVSVLALLCAGAAWYIGRRHRQANQNTPVSS; from the coding sequence ATGTCCGTGCTAGAGAAGCGAAACGACGACACCAGGACGATGTCCAACCTGCTCCTGCTGTTCGGGACGGCGATCGTCCTGGTGTCGTCGTCCGTCGGATTCGTCAACGCGTTCACGATGGACTCGTCGATGCCGGGGATGTCCATGCCGATGGTCCGGTCCTCGGCATCCGATCCGCTGATGGGGATGCCGCTGTCGCACATGCCGGAGATGTTCGTCGCCGGTGCCGGGCTGGTGATCGTGCTCATCGGTGCGGTCGGCCGCGGACGGGCGGCGGCCAAGGCGCGGGGTTCCTCGCGCGGCCGGATCCTCGTCGGCGTGATCGGCACGGCTGCGCTGACCATCGACATCAGCAAGACCTCCACGCTCGGGTTCGTCATCCCGGGCATGCGCGAGGAGTACGGGCTGGCGGCGGGAACCGCGTCGCTGCTGGCGGTGGCCGGGCTGAGCGGAACGGCGACCGGTGCGGTGCTGTTCGGGATCATGTCCGACCGGATCGGGCGGCGGGCCGCCTACCTGATCGCGACGCTGGGGTTCACCGCCACCAGCATGTGCGGGACGATGCCGACCTTCGCCGGGAACATCGTCATGTGCGCGCTGATGGGGGTCGCGGTCGGCGGGCTCGCCCCGCTGCTGATCACCCTGCTGACCGAGGCCATCGGCGGTCGTTCCCGGGGTTCGGTCGTGGTGGCGCTGTCGGTGGTGGCCACGGCGGTCGGCTACCTGGTGGCGGCGGGCTCGGCGCTGTGGCTGGAGCCCGTGTTCGGCTGGCGGGTGCTGTGGCTGATCGGTGCGCCCACCGGTCTGGTCCTGGTGCTGCTGACTCCGTTCATCCCGGACTGGAGCCGCGAGCGGGCCCCGGCCCCGGAGGTGGAGGCGTCCCGCCCGCAGCACGCCCGGACGCTCACCACGGGGCTGCAGCGGGCGTACGCCCTGCTGATCGGAGTGCTCACCTTCGGTCTGACGACCTGGGTGCCGAGCCTGGCCAGGGCGGGCGGGGTGCCGGTGGGCACGGCGAACCTGCTGCTGACGGTGGCGGCGGTGGCGATGGTGCCGTGCGCCCTGCTGTTCATGCTCGGATACCGCAGGTTCGGCCCGGTGCGGGTGGCGGTCGGCCTGGCCGGCGCGACCGCTGTGCTGCTGCTGGCGCTGACCGGCTCCGGAGCGGTGTCGGCGGCCGCCTGGGTCAGCGCGCTGGCGCTGGTGGCCGCGCTGTTCGCGGTGAACACGATGGCCGCGGTGTTCCTGCCGATCGCCGCGGACCTCGCGGACTCGACGGGCCGGGGCCGCGCCACCGGCACGGTGTCGCTGTACAACCGGCTCGGCGGGCTGTGCGGCCCGCTGCTGCTGGCCGGTCTGGTGTCCTCGGCCTCCGACGTGCTGGTCGCGGTCTCGGTTCTCGCGCTGCTGTGCGCGGGCGCGGCCTGGTACATCGGCCGCCGCCACCGCCAGGCCAACCAGAACACCCCCGTGTCCTCTTGA